CTTAATGCAGTTCATTGGCAGTAAAGATAAATGATGTCTACTATAAAATCTAACATGTGCCATAACCATGACCTatgaaattgatatttaatttacTATTATTGTCTACTATAATTTTTTTAAGCAAATTGGCAGGAGCTCTGCCTTTCGTTTTAGGTAGAAAAAAGAGTTAAGCAGAACAATAACCTAGTGCAAAAGACTATGGCATGGCACATTGGCACCCTCCCACAGCCTCAAAAAATAGGATAGCTCAACACAAGAAACACATGTGCAGGCAATACAATTATACAACATGGCACAATGGGCAACATGAGCAACCAAACAGGATCAGGAGTTTAGGACATCAACATTACCAaaccggcacggcgcgggcggggaTGGAGACGGCCGGGGAtggggacggcggcggacggctgCATGGCGCGGGCTGTGATAGGGACGGCCGGGGATGGGGAGTTggagacggccggcggcggtggcgggaatGGGgatggcggcacggcgcgggcggggaTGGAGACGGCCGGGGATGGGGAGTTggagacggccggcggcggtggcgggaatGGGgacggcggcacggcgcgggcggggaTGGAGACGGCCGGGGATGGGGAGTTGGAGACGGCCGGCAGCGGTGGCGGGAATGGGgtcggcggcacggcgcgggcggggaTGGAGACGTCCGGGGATggggacggccggcggcggggggatGGGGACGGCGCTGGCAGGGatcggggcgggcggcggcagcagggatggggacggtggcggcggggatggGCACGGTGCGGGCGGGGATGGggacaggcggcggcggtggggataggcaacggcggcggacggcggcaccgcgcggcggcggggatgggcgACGGTGCTGGCCGCTGGGTGGGGTGGCGCCGTGGCCGTGGGTCGTGGCGGGCCGcgggctggtggtggtggagtggCGGCTGGGAGAGATGGGGACGGGAATCAGATGAAACCCTAGAATTGttgtgtatatatataaccatgcgggcccacatgtcagcggGTGTGGCGGGTTTGCAGGTTCGGGTATCAATTTTTCAAACCCGTTAGAAAATATCCGTCGGGTTTAGAGCTGTACCCGCGCCCGTACCCGCGGGCACAAATCCAAACCCGTACCCGTGCCCATCGGATTTGGTATCCGCGGGTACGCGGATATTTcgtacccgttgccatccctaTGCCAAATCCTCTACTACCTCAAAGGACCTCATCGTCGGCCTCTATGGATTTCAGCCGCCCGCCGCTTTTGGCACTACAGATGAGGGTCCAAAAGAGGAGCCTACGACTAATTATGTGTTCAGAGAATGGTTTCAGCCACCCTCCACTTTTGACTTAGTGTGTATCCATATTGCTTCTATGTCTACATTGAAATTTATGTAGGCATAGCAATTACCAGATCAAGATTCCAATTGTAGATACTGTGTCCAGAAAATAGTTTCTCGTGACATATGCACCAATAATCTGTTTGTTGTTGTTAACACCAAAGCTTCTCCATGATGATTATGCTCAGATAGCATGTGAAACATTTGGCCAGATAAGGTGTAATTGCAACATAACATGGAACAGGCGCATGCTACAATAATTTACACGTTTATGCTTTGAGCACATGAAAGGCAAAATTTTAAATAAGTGTTAAAAACATTTTCATGTTGTAACAAATGGATCACGGTAAATTTGAATGAAGTGGTTTTAGTTAATAAGCTGATTCTTTGATAGCAGTCACTTGATTCTACTACCATTGCATACAAGATCATCCCTTGATTTTAATGCTACTGAACATATGATTATTGTCCCGTTGCAATGCATGGGCATGAACCTAGTCTAAACTTATATTAGTCTTTTACGTAAGACTCTTTTGATCTCGGCCAAGTACTCTATTGCACATCCTATCAATATGTTTAGCTGGGTCGACCAGCCCCTGCTGTCACTAACAAACCCTTGCAAATGAATTCATGTACATGTACTTACCCACAGTAGCTGCACACACAGCTACCAGGGCTAGCCAACCGTCAATTGACCGCCTCAATCGAGATATCCTGTTGATGTCATTTAAGTTAATGACTTTGTTACGGCCAGTCGTGTGTTTGTCCTCTTGCACGGCAGCCTAAATTTACTATCCACCCTCCCAAGCAATAGCACATGCAAGCAATTTCAAAACTTAAAAAATTATAATTCTTAAACCATTCATCAAATTCACATTACGATTGTACAATTGTATCTCTTTCAAAGAGACCTTCAAAACAAGACCCCAGTCGTATATGTTTCGATAATATTTTTTAAACACACACAAATTGCTTTATGTATGATGGAAAAATACCAAAATAAATTAGTTAAAATGCTGAACTGATCTGCTAAAATTGCTATTATTAATCATGCGATATACATTCACCTACCCAACAAAGTTGTTTACCCTCATCCACTAATGACACAAAACAATTGATCTGAACTCCAATATCCACTTAACTGAACTCAGGAATGTGAAGCAACATTCTGTAAAGTCATAAACAATTTTTGCAAACATCATAAGCAAATTAGAGTCCATTAAAAGGTATTTTCTCTCAAAGAAAATATATCATTGAAATATAGTGGTTTGAGATCTCGTTTTGATGCTTTTATTGAAAAAAACAACTTTGTAATCGGATTTTGATTTCGATGCTCGACTTTGAAACTACGATCTTTCTATTTTAAAATTATGTGCATGCATCCGCTTACATCATTcgtcttttttttccttctctccTTGACCCTCACGTGCATGCACACACCCACTACATGCACACATATTTGTAAAACGGGACGGCCGTGCGGTCAGTCTAATTTATGGCCATGTCCGTCATTTAATAACACTTACTAGTGTGAATCATAGGTTTACGAATGAGTTGTAGCTTTTATCTTAGGCCGACTTTCGAAGCAAGCACTAATACATGAAATGATTTGTAGGAGCACTAATACTGTAGGATCCAACCCACCTTTGGATATGGGTTTGCAGGGACGGACCACACCGTCAACCATCACTGAAAATCATACTGATTTTTAGGAGTGGATGATAACATGAACCGCACCTAAAAATAGATATTTTCAGGGACAGCTCATATTTCCATCCGTCCCTAGAAATCGTGGAGCTTTTTAAGGGTGGTTTATCCCGTTGTCCGCCCTTGCAAACCTATTTTtttgttgggggggggggtatgGGGGTTCCGGGGGGAGGGGTTGGGGGTTCCAACATCATCCGCCCCTAAAAAATTGAACTGTATAGTGCTTCATCTTCTTCATCCCCGAGCTCATCACGATAGTGTTGGACCGAAAAAAGGGGAGGTTCTGCCGAAATTGCAAAAAGAGAAAAAGGAGGAGTTTTTTCTCTTCATTTCCTTGGAGTTCGAGGCTATAGGAGGTAAACTATGCTAATACTTTTATGCATTTTTTTGCTTCATAGGATAAAGAACAATTATAGCATGTTTAGAATATCTAGTCATGGTGTGGTTGGGTCATTTCGACCTCCATTCTGCCTAAATTTACTTTAGTTGAGTAGGACCTTAAGATTTATCTAGTATTTTAGCTCAATTCCAAGTCTTGTAGCCTTCCTCCATCGCCCGCCACTTCTCCTCGGCCTCGTCTCCGCCTCTCGGACCTCCTCCCGCCGTTCCAGCCCGCCCTCCACACGGCGCCCCTTCATGCGGTGCCCCTTTACGTTTGTTGATCCGTAGTTGGATCACTTATATCGGGTTGCCGCCATATCGATTGTTATCTCCTTCTGGCGGAAGATTGGACGCTTACATTCCCATCATCTTCAGTCATGGTGTTAATAATGGTGACAACCGTTTAGAGTTGCtttttttccatttctttttaCAGAAGGTCTTACTCGTGGTTCTATAATGTAGTAAGTACCCTAGAAACGGGAATGGTAACTACCCCATATGCTCCCGCATGCGTATTCCCGATTCAAAAATCTAGGACCAAAAGGGGTTTTGGAGCCGGAGTGAAACACAGTTTAATGTGTCTAGTGCCTTGAAAAATCTTCACCTAGCTGGCAAGTTTTTGGATCTCCAATGCCATTTAGTAAAAACAAAGACCTCCCTTGATTAACTGACTGCCACTCCTGGCATTTACATATTCTATCTCCATCTGTTGTTTCTACTGCACCCCTACATTTTATATATTGTACTGCACATACATAATCTATAGATATTTATCTATACCCCCAAGACAATTACTAGCAGCTATTCTACTGTTCATCCAATAAATACTAGTAGTGGGTTTGCGTTTTGTGATGCATGCTAGTATGACACATACAGTAAACATTATACCACAATTTATTCAACTTGCAAAGCAATTCCATTTCCGAGTTTTAGTATCTGGCGCTGTCTTGGCCTTTAGGATATCCAGCGGTTTCCATTCGGCATCAGATGTATTCTCCGGTCGCTGCTTCCTCTCCAGGCTGCAGCATCTCAGTGCTAGCTTGAGCAACCGCTCGGTGTCCACCTCCGGCCAGGGCCCCGCGGACTTGTCCAGCACACTGTGCATCTTGACAGCCCCTCTCACCCTTCTCGGCGATGTTGAGGCTGTCCAACCCCGTGAGCAGCTGCATGATCACCACGCCGAATGCGTACACGTCCGACTCCGTGGTGAGGAGCTCGCTGGTCGTGAAGAAGACAGGGTCCATGTACCCTATTGTGCCCATCGGGTTGGTGCGCCGGATGATGGTCTCCTCTTCCAGCGGCTTCACGGGCACCATGCGCGCTGTCCTGAAGTCTCCCAGTCGGCTCATGTCAGCGCCATCAAGGAGGATGTTGGTTAGCTTCAGGTCGGCGTGGATAATGGCGTTGGGGCGGCGAGAATGAAGGTCCTTCAGCGTGTTCCGCTGCTTAATGCGGTCCTCCCACAGGGGCCCAGGAGTGTGTTGTCACTGCTacagaaaatatttttaagggtAGGTAAAACGGTATTTGTAGACGTGGATGCGGTACCTGCTTCTTCTTCTCGCAGCTAAAATTAGCTGTTTGCAGGGGCGGCTAATACATTACTTGCCCCTGAAAGCCCATTTCCAGGGGCGGGATCCGCTCATGGAAATCGATTTGTAGGGGTGGATTTGGGGTGACCGGCCCCTGAAAATCGATTTCCAACGGCAGGTTAGGGgtgacccgcccctgaaaatctATATTCAGGGGCGGCTTAGGTGgtcacccgcccctgaaaatatCCTTCCCACCTAAAATTTTactgatttgaatttaaatttttcaaatctATTTTCCGCTACCTTTTAAAATTTTTTACTCGCCAATTTTGACCTATCAAGCTAGTGTGCGATCAAATATCATAGTGATCAACATGGAATATGTTTCATGAATATAAATAGTtgcacatacaaaattaaatcATATAGAAATAAagcatacatatacatatatcaTTACAGTATATCATTAAAAGTGCCGCTTGAATACATATTTTTTTCCTAATTTCCAACGCTACTTGAGGTGGCAAGGTGCTGCAGGTTCGCCCACTCATGAAGACTAATGTATTTAGGGTCCGTTGCTAATTCGTGGTCTTTAAAAAATATGTCCATTAGGTGGATCACTTCATGCATAATAAAATGGCATAAATCGGCTACTACTTCTAGGAGTTGCTTCTCATGGAGTGGTCCCATGTTCCTTCTTGGATGAATCTGCAATTAATAAATCCATGAAAATATTAAGCAATGTTAGATAGAGTCTCTTACTGAAAGGATCTTGATGATGCTTAGAGGGGGAGGTGAATAGACGTACCTGAAAAACCTAAAAAATTCTTTGCAGGAATTAAATGTGTCGAAACTTCCAACGCTGGAACGGAACTTCCAACAAAACTAAAGTTTTTAtacgaaattcaaaattaaacttgaaactgcagaacctggctgaatcaaaagttgcacaatgatactaggagacttctgcaggtgatctttgcaagcatAACAACTTGAGTACGTAGATCGATacaaaacaaactctaggtcaataagaactaaataaatgcaataatcACAAGACACAACAGATTTGTTTCCGAAATTCACTTTCACTAAGGAAGCTACATCTCCATTGAGGAGCTCCCAAAGAGCTGGATCTTCCACTAACACTTTacctcaatcaaccacaaaggaggattgagtcacttactatgaaatccacagaggatagggtaatacaaactttccGGGGCGCGCACACACGAGAGGGCGCTCCATGGGTGACACCAAACCGTCTAGAaacaagcttcaagagtaacaaacgtgAATCGAaggatgaagatgcttcaagtgctcttgagatgaacttggtTGTCCTTTCACTTAAAACATTGAGTCTaacacctcaatcttgctctcactcaaaccctagctcaaatcaactaaaggattAACTCAATGAGGGATTGGGGAGGAGTAGTAAATACTCTTGGAGGTGTTTGTCTCAGGTTAGATCAGCAAcaagtggggggggggggagggactgagagggtataaatacccaagCCCCCAAAACTAGCCAAgccccaaaaactagccgttagtgcaCTGGTTAAGTGACCTACTtagggggccaaatgcactttcactTACACATATACCTCCATCCCTAATAAAGAGTAATCTCTTACACGTTCAGGATCTATTGTGTATCTCCCTTGCACCCGTATATGCTCGCACATGTAATACCCGCAATATCCAAAATTTGCATGTTGCTTGTGGTACGGGAAGTTTGTGTGTAGACTCATATTTATGAATActctcatattcttgcaaaATTTTTTTTGTCAAAATATTCACTGTGTTTTCTCATTTTTTGTGTGGTTTTCCGCAGCTTGAATAAATTTGTTAAGTTCTCCACAGAAATAGGCATCCTTCCTTTGTGCTTTGTACATCCATATCTTATCCATCTCTGAACATCAACAAATAATTTGAATGGATTAAAATAAGCTCTTCCAATGATTTAGAAAATATATATCTTTATATACGCCTAGATATGCATGTGTGCAAATATAAAAAACTTAAATTTTTTTCTATCTCCTCCATGGATCTAGGAAACTGGTTACTTAGAAATGAGGCTAAAACATAAAGATCTGGTCAAAATGATTAGATAATATAGTTCTTCTACTAAAATAACATAACTTCATCCAAAAGTTTGAGGCAAATAGATCCCCAAATAGCCATAAATATATACttttatatatgtatagatattGGAAAAAGTCAATTTAACATGTAGAAactaaaaaaaatcaaaatccAACCATTGaacaactaaattttgttgaaaATAACTATCATGCATGTCTATTAATATAGAAAAAACaaatcttcttctctctcctccatggaTCTAGAAATTTGTTTACTTGGAAATAAGGCCAAAATATAGAGATTGACCTAAAATGAATACATAATCTTGTTCTCCTACTAAAATAATATAACTTCATCCAAAAACTTGAGTCAAATGGAGCCCCAAATAATAAATCTACACCATGGAGATCTAGATCTAGCTAGAGGCAAAGAGAGAACCATTTAAGTCTTAAAACTAACAGAAAAAGCTTAGAAAAGATATGAGATTAACACCAACTTACCTCCTACGGCCTCCAACTCGAAGaaaatcaagtttaaaatattcctcccctttttcctttttttgcaTTTTCGGGCGCACCTTCCTCGAGCAAGCAATGTAATGACGGGAAGAGAAAGAAGAGGGCACCCAGATTTGTAGGgggggtgatggcgtcacccgcccctacaaatgtaTATTTTTAGGGGGGTGATGCCGTCACCCACCCCTGAAAATGGGTGCCATTTTTAGGGGCAGGTGATGACGTCACCCGCCTCTAGAAATACTTTTCAGGGGCGGGTCGGTTGCTACAGTACTCCCGCTTTCTTTGTAGGAGCGGGGTACATCTTGACCCGCCTTTGGAAAAAAAGAGAGGGTTGCTATCCATCGTTTTTGTAGTAGTGCGTTAGGGAGGTGCTTGTGCACGAGGCTGCACGACTCCTGGCAAACGCGGATCAGCCTCACAATGTGTGGATGCTCCAATCTGCTAAGCAGCACCACCTGCTCGATGGAATTCTAAGCGCAATCTGTTAGGCTATTCAAAGTGGAGGTTTCATATTACAAGAAAACCACATAAGCAAAGGAGCATTTGATCCATAGTTGGAATAGCTTTATACAACGTAGTTTCATATTTAGTTGTTTCTTAGACTACATGGAAGACATAAGTTATATTGAAAATAGTGTACATAGCCGCATAGGGTTTCATGTACGGAGCAGATGAAACTCATTTCACTTCTTTCTATATTAATTCTTTACCACATCATCTTTTTTAAGACTTTACACTCTATTTAATGAGAAGGACAAAGTTTATTTTACCACCCTCACCAGTCCACTATGTCGACATATTCCCTTGAATGAAATTTAGACTCGACAAACTCCCTCAATCTATTTTAGTTGGTCCAATCTACCCCTAGTGAGATTTGTTTTTTTCCCTCCATGTCAAGATTGAGTTTTAATATAAGTTCAAACTTTGAGAGAGGATAGGGAACATGATATCTTACGTTAGAAAAATGAGTTAAGAATTTTTATGGTTATTTTCATAGGTAAGAAATATTTAATATGAAACTGATCCTAGAGATACATAGTTgcatgaaaaaaagaaaaatgttCTAAAGTGTTTTTCTAACATAGGGTATCATGTTACAAAGCCACCTCataaaatttaaacttaaaactTAACTTGTATGTGAAGAAACAAAATAGAAAAATCTTATTAGGGATAGATTGGATCAACTGAAATAGTTCAAGTGAGTAATCGAGCCTAATTTTTGTTCAGGGGGTTAACCTGACAAAGTAAAATCTGGCGGTAGTAAAATGAACTTTTTACTAATGAAACTTGTATTGAAAAATGAACTTCTTCGGGGTAGTAAGGTCTAATAAGATGTATTAACTCTTTGTCTCTTGCATGCATGCAAGTTGTTTGTGAAAGGCCATATGAGGATCTTACCAATGAACAAGATATTGAAATGTGCAGAAATTGGATATCAAATCCAAAATGGTACTGCTGTTCAAAATTCAAATCAAATAACTCTATGTCTGCATTTTTCTCTCTAATTGTTGCATCAAGTTGCTTTCTTCTCATTCAAGCAATACAATTGGCCCATTGCCTTTGAATGGATGACTAGATAGAATCTAAATATATATTTGGAATTACCTCATGCCGATACTCCGGGTAACCTTGTCTGCCATGAGGCCTCAACAACTTGATAGCCACATgcatgcccccccccccccgggagGTCTCCTCTATACACTGGCCCATATCCTCCTCCTATGAGATTTTCTGTGTGGAAGTTACGGGTCGCTTTCCTGATTTGTGACATCGAGAACTGGCCAATGTGCTCTGGAATTTGCAGCTCATGGTATCTTGGTTTTGATAAAGACTTCTTCGGTGAAGTGGCAATTTGCCTTGCTATCAAGCTGTCTTCATCATGATTATGGCTCTCTCCTTGCAGCTCCTTCAGTTTCTCTATTTCCTCCTGTCCGAAGACAACACGGAGTGCTGAATATCCAAACTGATATGAAGCAGTAACCAGTTGCACAACTATGTGTAGATTGTGAAAACTATCACAAAACTTCAAATTTTAAAAAGTTGTATTATAAAACTACAAATTTAACATGTCAGAGTATCACAAAACTATACATTTAATCTGTCATGTATGTATTACGAAACTACAAATTTAGTGTGTCAATATGTCAGAAAACCACATATTTTACCTAGATGAGATGTGTGGTTCTGTGATACATTGGCTTGCTAACTGTATAGATTTGTCATAAATCACATACTAAATGTGTAGTTTTATACATTACAGATTAAATTTGTAGTCTTGGGATACATCTCCTTAATTTTTAGTTTTACAAAACAAGAACATATTAAACCTGTAGGTCTGCAATACCACTTAAATCTGTAGTTTTCCCATAGTTTTGAtaacctaagtttagttttgcaaaatttacTAATTGATGCTCTCTTTTTTGTCAGCAACAATGAGATTCTTAAAGAAATACGAGGGGAGTCTCCTAATGTAGTATATAGCAAAATAATAAAATAAGTTATTTGCAAGGATCACGTCCTCCCACTACACTAGAACAGAATTACCTTGGCGGCCAGGAAATTTCTTGGCGGCCAAGTTTGAACTGCCAAGAAATACAATCTAAATTTGGGGGTGCTTGTTAACAGCCAAGAAAACATAATTCCATAGCGGTTTTTGTAGGCAGCCAAGAAAAATTATAATTGCCTTCGCGGTTTCACAGTCCACCAAGAAAAATGCGCATTTCCTTGGCCGTTTTGTCAAACTGCCAAGAAAAGGTCGCATTTCCTTGGCCGTTTCGTTAAACCACCAAAGAAAGTGCGCTTCCTTGGCCGTTTCATGAACCCGCCAAGGAAAGTGCGCATTTCCTTGGCTGTTTCATCAAACCACCAAGTAAAGTGTGcatttatatacatatatacctTGTTTGTGGCACATTAGATTCAAATATTAATTGTCATATTTTAGTTTTATCAAACAAAAAACACCTTAGTTTTGCAACAATTTTTAAAATTGACATGCGATGGATAAACTTCTTGATGGTGTGTACACGTGGGTTTGGCGCATCTCATCCTAAATGAGTACACATGTGATGTAACCATGAAAGGAGAACACATAAGAGTTGTTTTAGTTCTT
The sequence above is drawn from the Panicum hallii strain FIL2 chromosome 7, PHallii_v3.1, whole genome shotgun sequence genome and encodes:
- the LOC112900565 gene encoding uncharacterized protein LOC112900565, translated to MGTAADGCMARAVIGTAGDGELETAGGGGGNGDGGTARAGMETAGDGELETAGGGGGNGDGGTARAGMETAGDGELETAGSGGGNGVGGTARAGMETSGDGDGRRRGDGDGAGRDRGGRRQQGWGRWRRGWARHSNYQIKIPIVDTVSRK